A window of the Streptomyces albireticuli genome harbors these coding sequences:
- a CDS encoding alpha/beta hydrolase family protein, with protein sequence MFPGEFGAGGREGAAGVGRRTVAKAAVLGAALVVTGAGGAGARDRATAGLVPRLPAPSGPYPLGVTTLHLVDRRRRDPWVPGIPFRELMVTVFYPARDVHGHPVAHQMTADAAAGFAEIGPAVHPGLPAAGVDWAGTLTHAHTGAPALPGRHPVLLHSPGGADPRTLGTGLAEELASRGRVVVTVDHPGDASVVDFPARTVWRKKVRTTVFEGDPRRDPGLFRTAIGTRVADLRFVLDQLGILAAGGNPDVAGRPLPAGLGRALDLRRVGAYGHSAGGTAVAQALYEDRRIRAAVGMEGYLDHPPQAPGRAGELFPVARYGVDRPLLLVGTDGFDDKEALERSWSAVAAHPGGHVRRRRIDRAGHWVFTDFGAVVARLHEAGLMTREDRVRLVGAMGPAESVPLVRGLVGSFFDRWVA encoded by the coding sequence ATGTTTCCGGGAGAGTTCGGCGCGGGCGGGCGCGAGGGTGCCGCCGGGGTGGGCCGGCGTACGGTCGCGAAGGCGGCCGTCCTGGGTGCCGCGCTGGTGGTGACGGGCGCGGGCGGCGCGGGCGCGCGGGACCGCGCCACGGCCGGCCTCGTCCCGCGGCTGCCGGCGCCGAGCGGCCCGTACCCGCTCGGGGTCACCACGCTGCACCTGGTCGACAGGCGCAGGCGCGACCCGTGGGTGCCCGGGATCCCGTTCCGGGAGCTGATGGTGACGGTCTTCTACCCGGCCCGCGACGTCCACGGCCACCCGGTGGCACACCAGATGACCGCGGACGCCGCGGCCGGGTTCGCGGAGATCGGCCCCGCCGTGCACCCCGGGCTGCCGGCGGCCGGGGTGGACTGGGCGGGCACCCTGACCCACGCGCACACGGGCGCGCCCGCGCTGCCCGGACGGCACCCGGTGCTGCTCCACAGCCCGGGCGGCGCCGACCCGCGCACGCTGGGCACCGGGCTCGCGGAGGAGCTGGCGAGCCGGGGCCGGGTCGTGGTGACCGTCGACCACCCCGGCGACGCGAGCGTGGTCGACTTCCCGGCCCGGACGGTGTGGCGGAAGAAGGTCCGTACGACCGTCTTCGAAGGGGACCCGCGGCGGGACCCAGGCCTCTTCCGGACGGCGATCGGCACCCGCGTCGCGGACCTCCGGTTCGTCCTGGACCAGCTGGGGATCCTGGCGGCGGGAGGGAATCCGGACGTGGCGGGGCGGCCGCTGCCGGCCGGTCTCGGCCGGGCGCTGGACCTCCGGCGGGTGGGCGCGTACGGGCACTCGGCCGGGGGCACGGCCGTGGCCCAGGCGCTGTACGAGGACCGCCGCATCAGGGCGGCGGTCGGCATGGAGGGGTATCTGGACCACCCTCCGCAGGCGCCCGGCCGGGCGGGTGAGTTGTTCCCGGTCGCGCGGTACGGGGTGGACCGGCCGCTGCTCCTGGTGGGAACCGACGGCTTCGACGACAAGGAGGCCCTGGAGCGGTCCTGGTCGGCCGTGGCGGCCCACCCGGGGGGCCACGTCCGGCGGCGGCGGATCGACAGGGCCGGGCACTGGGTGTTCACGGATTTCGGGGCGGTGGTGGCGCGGCTGCACGAGGCGGGGCTCATGACGAGGGAGGACCGGGTGCGGCTGGTGGGGGCCATGGGGCCGGCGGAGTCGGTGCCGCTGGTGCGGGGGCTCGTGGGGTCGTTCTTCGACCGGTGGGTGGCGTAG
- a CDS encoding arsenate reductase family protein, producing MEIWINPACSKCRSAVGLLDAEGAAYTVRRYLEDVPDEDEIRAVLGRLGLEPWDITRTQEAEAKELGLRNWARDASARDRWVAALAAHPRLIQRPLITADDGSAVVGRTEEAVREALERSARG from the coding sequence ATGGAGATCTGGATCAATCCCGCCTGTTCGAAGTGCCGCAGCGCGGTCGGTCTGCTGGACGCGGAAGGCGCGGCGTACACCGTGCGCCGCTACCTGGAGGACGTGCCGGACGAGGACGAGATCCGGGCCGTGCTCGGCCGGCTCGGGCTGGAGCCGTGGGACATCACACGCACCCAGGAGGCCGAGGCCAAGGAGCTCGGCCTCAGGAACTGGGCGCGCGACGCGTCGGCGCGGGACCGCTGGGTCGCCGCGCTGGCCGCCCACCCCCGGCTGATCCAGCGCCCCCTCATCACGGCGGACGACGGCTCGGCCGTGGTCGGCCGCACGGAGGAGGCGGTGCGCGAGGCGCTGGAGAGGTCGGCGCGAGGCTGA
- a CDS encoding calcium:proton antiporter, with protein MNLRLRPLAKHWPTLAPVLAAVVLALTWGRSLPTGMVVLVSCCLAGAVLSAVHHAEVIAHRVGEPFGSLVLAIAVTIIEVALIVTLMADGGDKSSTLARDTVFAAVMITCNGIVGLSLLVGALKRRVAVFNAEGTGAAFGTVATLAGLSLVLPTFTTSTPGPQFSPAQLVFAAVAALILYGLFVATQTVRHRDYFLPVTAEGEVIDTDDHADPPSARAALTSLGLLAVALIAVVGLAKGVSPTIESGVAAAGLPASVVGVVIALLVLLPETIAAVRAARRDRVQTSLNLGLGSAMASIGLTIPAVAVASVWLEGPLVLGLGATHMVLLTLTLVVGTLTVIPGRATPLQGGVHLSLLAAYIVLAVSP; from the coding sequence ATGAACCTTCGGCTCCGCCCGCTCGCCAAGCACTGGCCCACCCTCGCACCGGTCCTGGCGGCCGTCGTGCTCGCCCTGACCTGGGGGCGCTCCTTGCCCACCGGGATGGTGGTCCTGGTCAGCTGCTGCCTGGCCGGCGCGGTGCTGTCCGCCGTACACCACGCGGAGGTGATCGCGCACCGGGTCGGCGAACCCTTCGGCTCGCTGGTCCTGGCCATCGCGGTGACCATCATCGAAGTGGCCCTCATCGTGACGCTGATGGCCGACGGCGGCGACAAGAGCAGCACGCTCGCCCGGGACACCGTCTTCGCCGCGGTGATGATCACCTGTAACGGCATCGTCGGCCTGTCGCTGCTGGTGGGGGCGCTCAAGCGGCGGGTCGCGGTGTTCAACGCCGAGGGCACCGGAGCGGCCTTCGGCACGGTGGCCACGCTCGCCGGTCTGAGCCTGGTCCTGCCGACCTTCACCACCAGCACCCCGGGGCCGCAGTTCTCCCCGGCCCAGCTCGTCTTCGCGGCCGTCGCCGCGCTGATCCTCTACGGGCTGTTCGTGGCCACCCAGACCGTCCGGCACCGCGACTACTTCCTGCCCGTGACCGCCGAGGGCGAGGTCATCGACACCGACGACCACGCCGACCCGCCGTCCGCCCGCGCCGCCCTGACCAGCCTCGGCCTCCTCGCCGTCGCGCTGATCGCCGTGGTCGGCCTGGCCAAGGGGGTCTCGCCGACCATCGAGTCCGGGGTGGCCGCCGCCGGGCTGCCCGCCTCCGTCGTCGGTGTCGTCATCGCGCTCCTGGTCCTCCTCCCCGAGACGATCGCGGCCGTGCGCGCCGCCCGCCGCGACCGCGTCCAGACCAGCCTCAACCTCGGCCTCGGCTCGGCCATGGCCAGCATCGGCCTGACCATCCCCGCCGTCGCGGTGGCCTCCGTCTGGCTGGAGGGCCCGCTCGTCCTCGGCCTCGGCGCGACCCACATGGTGCTGCTCACGCTCACGCTCGTCGTCGGCACCCTCACGGTCATCCCGGGGCGCGCCACCCCGCTCCAGGGCGGCGTGCACCTCTCCCTCCTGGCGGCCTACATCGTCCTGGCCGTCAGCCCCTGA